Proteins encoded in a region of the Rutidosis leptorrhynchoides isolate AG116_Rl617_1_P2 chromosome 9, CSIRO_AGI_Rlap_v1, whole genome shotgun sequence genome:
- the LOC139868279 gene encoding cytochrome P450 81Q32-like: MDHTWTTIVLLFAVSLLFVTKFRRKSSNLPPTIFPTIPIIGHLHLLKKPLHRTLSTLSEKHGPILLLCFGSRNVLLVSSPISKQCFTENDVVFADRPRLLVGKILGSNYTSLGFAPYGNHWRNLRRISNTEIFSSNRINEFRDTRANEGRFLVRKLISESSSPVNLTSVFHEMIWNVMMTILSGKRFFGGCVDLEEGKRFKELANETFLVFGATNLGDHLPILRWLGVKGFENKLIELQKKRNEFIQGLIHQIRIAKEEKIENDSMMEKMMKNTVVDVLLKLQETDPVFYTDEVIRSLVLNLLDAGTDTSTTTMEWAFSLLLNHPHILTKARAEIDNQVGKSRLIDESDIINLPYLVCIVKETLRMYPPGPLLLPHEPSKDCVVEGYHIPRGTMLLVNQWDIQQQQQQQQNPIPYDQDVDKVSVHSVGNNSNEYESDNGKEINKQSSALKSNSVFKDKKDFSKLSNDDGKGPIVEHVILMNDGQSPSPIKDGKPTYLKPLFKEMVDNTHAVKKVHFRFMEPIEEEEQGVGVMIHISSS; encoded by the exons ATGGATCATACCTGGACCACCATCGTACTACTCTTTGCAGTTTCATTACTTTTCGTTACTAAATTCCGTCGCAAATCATCCAACCTTCCTCCAACTATCTTCCCAACAATCCCAATTATCGGCCATCTTCACCTCTTAAAGAAACCACTCCACAGAACATTATCCACTCTCTCTGAAAAACACGGCCCGATCCTTTTACTGTGTTTTGGGTCCCGTAACGTCCTCTTAGTTTCCTCTCCTATCTCCAAACAATGCTTTACAGAAAATGACGTCGTATTTGCTGACCGCCCTCGTTTACTAGTCGGCAAGATTCTGGGTTCCAACTACACCAGTTTAGGTTTCGCACCCTACGGAAACCACTGGCGCAACCTTCGACGTATTTCAAACACCGAGATCTTTTCATCTAATCGTATTAACGAGTTTCGTGATACACGTGCCAACGAAGGAAGATTTTTGGTACGTAAACTGATCTCCGAATCATCTTCTCCTGTAAATTTAACTTCGGTGTTTCATGAGATGATATGGAATGTGATGATGACAATTTTATCTGGGAAGAGGTTTTTTGGTGGTTGTGTGGATCTTGAAGAAGGGAAAAGATTTAAGGAGTTAGCTAACGAGACGTTTTTGGTATTTGGTGCTACGAATTTAGGGGATCATTTGCCGATTTTAAGATGGTTGGGAGTTAAAGGATTTGAGAACAAGTTAATTGAGTTGCAGAAAAAGAGAAATGAGTTCATTCAAGGTTTGATTCATCAAATTCGGATTGCAAAAGAGGAAAAAATCGAAAATGATAGTATGATggaaaagatgatgaagaacacggtGGTTGATGTGTTATTAAAGCTTCAAGAAACAGATCCTGTATTCTACACAGATGAAGTTATTCGTAGTTTAGTGCTG AATCTATTAGATGCGGGTACCGATACTTCAACTACTACAATGGAATGGGCATTTTCCCTTTTGCTCAACCATCCACATATTCTGACCAAGGCACGGGCTGAAATCGATAATCAAGTAGGAAAAAGCCGACTTATTGATGAATCGGATATCATCAACCTGCCTTATCTCGTTTGCATTGTGAAGGAGACTTTACGAATGTACCCACCAGGTCCATTACTACTACCTCATGAGCCATCAAAGGATTGTGTTGTTGAAGGATATCACATTCCGCGTGGGACAATGCTACTCGTCAATCAGTGggacatacaacaacaacaacaacaacaacaaaacccaatcccataT GATCAAGATGTTGACAAGGTTAGTGTCCATTCTGTGGGGAATAATTCGAATGAATATGAATCAGATAATGGGAAGGAGATAAACAAGCAATCTTCTGCGTTAAAGTCTAATTCAGTGTTTAAGGATAAAAAAGATTTTTCAAAGTTGTCAAATGATGATGGAAAGGGTCCGATTGTCGAGCATGTAATTCTTATGAATGATGGCCAGTCTCCATCTCCTATAAAAGATGGTAAGCCCACATATCTTAAACCCTTGTTTAAAGAAATGGTTGATAATACACACGCTGTTAAAAAAGTGCACTTTAGGTTTATGGAGCCTATAGAAGAAGAAGAACAAGGAGTTGGCGTTATGATTCATATATCATCTAGTTAA